DNA from Brassica napus cultivar Da-Ae chromosome C4, Da-Ae, whole genome shotgun sequence:
GATGATGATGACATGGTCAAATAGTTGACTTGAACGTTATATtcccaaaattcaaaatattaaaacattcatTTTATGTAGAAAACTCAATAAAGATCGATCATTTAACTAGGCCTGGTGGCACATGACAAGAGAAGGTTCTAAGTAAAAAGACAAGTCTAGATTTCAAAAATGACACAGGACAAGAGAACTGAACAAACTCACCAAATATGcaatattttggatatataagCCCGCAAGTCAACAACACCTGAAAATTAAACGATCGTAAAAACAACCGTAACAAGTCACTAACAACAAATTCAGTTGACGTCATGATACATTGGATAATACAACTCTTGGAATCTTTGTCTTGTAGTTGTAAATAATGCCGATTCTATGCATAGCTGATAAAACATTTACATTGGTCCCTAGATTTTAAATGTTATACGTCACATGACCTTCAAATTGtgaaagaattataaaaattaacctaaaaatgttaatggctTCCTGAATCTCATAACCAGCTCTGCTTGTAAGGTTAACATTATTTAGTTGAAAGGTCAAAACATACAACAATATAAGCTCTCGACATAGTTGTCCATGACTACGAGGACGATAATGCCTAACACACTCTCTATTAACCTATTTCAGAAAGTTccttttatgtttatttttagcAAAAGTCATGTTTTCTATCTGTCCATCAGAAAAACGCGGCAAAACCTGAAACGTAAATAAAGTAAGAGAGACATTTATAGAATAACATAAAGGGTTGaagaaagaggaaaaaaaagagaaaagaagtaTCGTTCCAAAAGAGGGGAgtctcaggaaaaaaaaaaagagagagaaagtttttttttccggtgACGGTGTCGGCTTCTCTGACGCTCCCCCCTGCCTTTCTCTCCCTGAATGCCTTCATCTGTATTCAGGGTTCGTTTTCTTGATACCTTGTTCTTCAAGAATCCTCATGCCTTGTTCTTCAAGCAACCTCCTCTTCTTGATTTTTTAGGGCTTTTTTGTGATCATCTTTTTGATGTATTTATTTGCAGAAAACTGCGGCTATTAATGGTTGGAGGAGTGAATACTTTAAAGGGAACAATGGATTCAAACGAAGCAATTAAAGCACACACCATCTTCTAGGTTTTGAAAAACGAGTTCTTTTTAGTTGTTGtgtataatataaaatagtGTCAAGTTTTTTGCATGAATTGCTTGGCTACGACCATAACCATCACTTTCAAACCAACATTGATCTCGGATATGGCCGTGGCTATTGATCCATTCAGTGACAAGTTCCCTTACTTCAACCGTTCCTCACAAAGATGCAGACTCCAATCCCTCACCAACCTTGACTTCAGCTTCCTTCAATCCTTTAAACCAAAACCTGAAGATGACAACATCCATAGAAGTGTATCTTCTCCTTGCTTCTCTATAGCTTCCTCTGCTAACATGGAGGAAGATAAGAAAGCAACCGCTGCTCCACGGATTGAGATTCTTGGTGGACAGAGAGTTCCCACCGTTCGTGCCCTAGTGGCTGAGGTGACCATGGCTATTGTCTCCGGAGCCCAGCCTATGCTTTTACCAAGTGGCTTGGGAGGTGCCTATCTTCTCCAAACCGGGAAGGGTCACAACATTGCTGTGGCTAAACCGGTTGATGAGGAGCCTTTAGCTTTAAACAACCCTAAAAAGTCTGGAAGTTTGAGGCTAGGGCAACCTGGAATGAAACATTCTATTCCTGTTGGTGAAACTGGTGTAAGAGAGTTAGCTGCTTACTTACTTGACTACCAAGGCTTCTCTAGTGTTCCACCAACAGCTTTGGTTAGTATCTCACATGTTCCTTTCCACGTCAGCGCCGCCTTCTCCTCTGTGCCCTATAAGGTTGCTTCCTTGCAGAAGTTTGTGTGTCATGATTTTGATGCTGGAGAGTTAGGTCCAGGAAGCTTCACGGTTGCTTCGGTTCATAGGATAGGTATACTTGATGTGAGAGTCTTGAACCTTGACAGGCACGCAGGGAATATGCTAGTGAAGAGATGTGAACAAGACGAGGGAGTTGGAACTGCTGAGCTTGTCCCTATAGATCATGGTCTATGCCTCCCTGAGTGTCTAGATGATCCTTACTTTGAGTGGCTTAACTGGCCTCAAGCTTTGGTTCCATTCACTGAAACTGAGCTGGAGTATATATCTAATCTAGATCCTTTCAAAGACGCGGAGCTTCTTAGAAATGAACTGCACTCTTTGCCTGAATCTGCCATAAGGGTCCTTATAGTATGCACCGTTTTCTTGAAACAAGCAGCTGCTTCAGGGCTTTGTCTTGCAGAGATAGGTGAGAAGATGACTCGGGACTTCGCTAGAAGTGAAGATAGTTTCAGTCTCTTGGAGACCCTTTGCACCAAAGCAAAAACAACTGTAGTTGACAAAGGAAATGAAGTGAAATGTGAAGTGGAGATctcagagatcattcatgtaTCTAAACCACCTTTGGCTCCCAAAGGACCACatgcaaaagaaaagaagagaggaaacACCATGAGGAGCAAGAGCCCATCAATGAGTGTGCAATATGTTGAATCAGAAGGTGTTTCTTTCGGGGACATGACAACAGTCCAATGGGACATGTTCCTGGAGAGCTTCCAGAGACTTTTGCAAGAAGCACTGAGCAAAAGGCTAGTGCCAAGTTTaggaaaacaataataaaagaagacaaagaaaaacaaaaaacataaccAATAAGATGAAAAATCTCAAAAAGGTTAAAACAAACTTTCAGGTGTTTATATAGAGGTAAACAAGGTGTGCATATGACCCATAGGCTAACTATTTAATACCTTAGAAAGCATATGGATTATATGAGACGAGCAGAGTAAACCGTCCAGTCCAATAtacttgttatttttttcttctttctcatctCATATTGTATCATGTTATTCTGAGCATTAATTACCATTAAAATTTCTGTATAAAATCAATTGTAATGTAAGTATGTAACTTGATGTAATCAGGAATATATAAATGCAACTCAAGTTAAGTTTACTTGTTCACAAGATATCAACAAACTAATTATTAACTCCTTGAGAAAACAGAAGAAGTAGTAGCTGTTCTATATGAAATAATGCATCTAGAGTGCGTGCCGTTTTCTATTTTCCAGAAATCCACATGTTGccgtctttctttttttcttatctcTTTGACTTCTTAGGCCATGATTATCAGGAGGTGATAAAAGGGTTTCTTGCTGTTCCAATGGTGTGGGTCCCATAAAATGGCAATAATCGATTTCAAAAGTTGTGAAATTTCAAAAGTTGTGAAATAAGGAATGCAGTTTGTCCAATTCTTACACTGTTTGCGGGCCTCACTGACATATGACGGTCTGCGATtggttctttatttttttttaatcagacaaaaaaaaaattaagaaaccctTAGTGGGTGTTAGGCATAACGATGCTCTTAGACCATCATTATCGGGTCTTCTTATAGGGTCTCTTAGTTTAATTATGAATTAAAACCCACATGTCATCTCCTCCGATCCATCTCCCTCTCTTCTACGTTCCTCTATTTTCTACGAAATCAATCATCGATCAAAAGTGGTTCAATCGATGAACAAAACTATGAAATTGGATGTGAATCGATGGATtaataaaagagaaagaaaaaaaagagggtcttttctctttcttctgcgagggagagagagagagagagagagaggaacagAGCTCTGATAATGGAGAACTTGGGCTTAACAGAGCTCTAACAGTCGACTCCTCTCCTCCAATCGAGGAGGAAGAACCCAAAACGCAGAGATTCGACCCAGGCGCCCTTCCTCCGTTACGTCGTGAGAGATGTGCGATCGTGTTTGCGTTGGCTGCTGGAGCTGCTTACCTCAACAATTGGCTTGTTTGGCCTCTCTATTGGTTTGCTCAAGGAACCATGTTATGGGCTCTCTTCGTTCTTAGCCTCTATTCTTGTCCCTTACCATGACTGGTTCGTTTTGCTTTCAAACCTATCTCTGGGAAGCAACTTGTTGATTATTTTTGTCTTCTACATGTTTAAGTATATGGCCTTTGATTGATCTGCAGGAGAATTAGCCACAGAACTCACCACCAGAACCATGGACATGTTGAGAACGACTAATCTTGGCATCCTGTAAGTTGCTTTCTTGTTGTCTTGTTTCAGTGTTGTTGTGTTTCTTATTTATATAATGTTTCTTAGatgaagtttttatttatataatgtttCTGTAACTGCAGATGTCTGAGAAAATCTACAAGAGTTTAGACAAACCCACTCGGTTCTTTAGATTTACACTGCCTCTTGTGATGCTTGCTTATCCTTTCTACTTGGTAATTGAAGTGGGTTTCAATCAAAGTAGTTAGCTTTTCAGcaaagttcaaaactttttaAGAATTTTGTCGGAATGAGTTTCAAAAGACTACTTTTAGGGGCAATGGCTTTAGTACTAAACTTCAATGTTATAATGTTTCTTTTAAGGATCTTTCATTAGTAGTGAAATCACGGGTGTTTAAGTGTTTTTGTTTAAGGTTTGACGAGTTGTTTCTTGTCTGTTTCATGCTAGTTCTGTTGATGtgtttgttgtttgttgttcTGATCTTATGTTTCATGTTCTTGTTCTTATGTTTCATGTATTGCATCTGGTTATTGATTCATCTTCGTCTTTCAGGTCAAGACATAGTCAAAGAATGGAGCATTGGGAGTTTTTTTGTGTCACGGAGTGGAGGAAGTCTTGTAGTTTTCTGTTTTGTTGTCTTGTAGCATTGGGAATAAGCTTGTAGTTTTTTGTCATGGAGGAAGTCTTGTGGTTTTCAGTCACTTTTGATCACACATATACTCTCTCGTTCTCAACCGACCAAGATCATCTTGTGTAGACATGTTTTtcataaaatgtttaattttttttaagaactcttAACTAAGAAACTTGCATTGGAGatggtaaatattaaaatttcttaGCTATGTCTCTTAAGTCACTTTACTacttaaaaactattaaaaaataattaagacaCCAATtttgggataatgatgctcttatatTCATATAAAGAAGGAAACACTCACCCTCTCAGTTAATGACACGTGTCATTCGGTCCGTGGCTTGTCACTTTGCTTCCTCAATCGTCAAGCTACAACGTAAAGAGACCGGCGAGGCCACCCACAACTTGTGAATCTGAAAATGGAATCAAAAGCTTTCGTATCTGTTACGTTCTTGATCGTAACCCTCCTCCTCTGTCGAACAATTCAATCAAGAAGTTGCAGATCAGATGAGAAAACCACGGAGAAGACGATGATTTTAGGAGGCGTTCATGATCTCCGAGGAAACCAAAACAGTGGAGAGATCGAGAATCTCGCTCGATTCGCTATTCAACAACATAACAACCGAGAGGTTTTCAATTCCTCTCTTTTCTTGTTACAAGAATCTTTGTCTGattaacttttgttttgttttcttgtcgGGTAAGTGCAGAACAAGGTTCTTGAGTTCAAGAAGATTGTAAAGGCAAGAGAACAGGTAGTTGCTGGAACCATGTACTACTTAACTCTTGAAGCAAACGAAGGTGGCCAGGCCAAGAACTTCGAAGCCAAAGTTTGGGTGAAGCCATGGATGAACTTCAAGCAGTTACAAGAGTTTAAAGAATCTTCTTCTTGAACATTTCACTTGTTCAAAAGGGTAATCTAAATGTTTCTgctaaattatatgaaataaataagGCTGAGATAGCTTTGTTTCAGACCAGTGTGTGTAATACTAAACCAGAAGTTAATGTAATCAAGGAACCTGTTATGGCTTTAGACCCTATACTAAAAATATAGCGTAAATATTGCGTAAATCAATTTTCTTATCGGAACTGGGAGCACAATAGTACTAATTAACGCTATCTGCTTGTGTATATTTGGCTTTCTGTTCGTTATTACAATGAGAAAGAAGCTGAATTATTTGCTTATCTTTGATACAAGTGACACAACTAATCTCATCAAAAGTTTTCAATGATAAACCACAGAAGAGACatgcatacaaaaaaaaaaaaaacagcaataCCAAAATGAATAAGAAGGGCAGTACACACAATAACTACTCTACCAAAAAAAATTGCACGTACGTCCAagtccatcgatcgacatataGCTAATAGAAGTAAAGATAATAATTATTAAGAGTGCATTCATCATCCAGATACACACAAACGGCTCATCGTACATACATAATGAGCTTTGAGATTAAACATAAGTAAGAAAGCCCCGAGGTTGCATTGTATTATCATCACacgatttattattattaaacaccAAAGATAGAGCTTCTTGAGAGAAAAATTTCTAGATAAATCTCCTCTGCTTCTTGAAAGCAATGACCTTGTCCTCGATCTCGTCGTCGGTATCGTCGTCGGTCTTGCCGGCAAACTCAATCATATGAGCTACATTAAACACAAGAGTTCATGAGAagtttgttttaccttgaaacCGAAGAatcaattagaaaaaaaaaaaaaaaaaattcatgtgcTTACCTGGGACAGTATAGCCCAAACCAATTTGACCGTTGCCAAGGGGACGGTTACTTAGGACTGAAGGTACGCGAGAAATATCTAATTTGAATCCTCCCACTTTAGTTCCATGAAGATCCAGAGccctagcttcttcttcttgtagGGAAAAATAGATATTAGTCTGCTTGTCGAGAGTATTGACAAAACCATGAGTTATCTCTCCACAGTAAGAGAAATGTTTTTTCAAAGCGCTCTCGACTTGGTCTACAGGAAGGGAAGTGTCATATCCCCTAACCGAAACGCCATACCAACTGCAGTTAATTTTGCAAATGTGTTATCTAACAACAAACAATACATATAATTTACAGACAATAAAAAACCAAATCAACTTACAATTTTGGGTCATTCATTAGTTCGTCAATCAAAGAGGATCTATAGCGTGATGACTCCTCGTCTTCTTGTTCCGGTTCAACCTTAACAAGAGCATTCCATCCTCCAATGTCAGTTCCATTAAGTTGCAAGGCCTTCTCTTCTGCGCCATCTCCGAGAAGAATAACAACAGCACGTCTGTGGAGATTAGGGCTATCATCAGGGTCTTTGGGAACGATAACGCTTAAGACTTCGCCACATGAATTGAAGTGATTAATCAATTCCTTCTTGATTTCATCCTCAGGCAGACAAGTGTCGTCTCCACAGAAATTATAACTCTAGGAAGATATCAACAATTAACAATAACATAAACAAGTatctccaaacaaaaaaataaacaaataaataaaagaatttgtGGAAGCCCCCTTAGTCCAGTGGTTGACTAAGGGTTCGTTAATGCTTTTACACCAGGTCTGAGGTTCAAACCCAGAAAACGCAAATTATGTAGATCATGGAAAAAAATGGTTACAAGAGGTCTTCAGCATGGTGCAATGGCGTATCATCCAACATGGATCTTATAGGACGGCTCagagtgatgcagtcagacgtgcatttttcatttgatggtagaattgtcggctgtagaatcgtctatgtaatatttctcatcgttgtaatagcataattaattagacgttaaaaaaatataaaagaattaaTTACCTGGGCTTGCCTCTGCACTTGTCGACAAAGGCTTTTTCAGCAGCCTCACTCTCGAAGCCCGTGGCGGATCTCAGGATAGTGTACACGTCCATGGAGAAGAGGCAAATAACCACCCAAAAGTAAAATAGCTGTGATATTAATTAAGGTAGTTTTTGGTCGCTAATTACATCACTAACCCCAACGATAAAGAAACATAGTTTCTGATTTAGTAATCCTTTTCCAAcaaatataactaatttataaaaggAGATTACAAAATTAGATTATCCCTTTGTTGTACCACATATTTACAATGACATGTCATTGAGATATTTATTGAACCTATATTTAAGTATGTTGGTCATTTCctaattaaaattatagattttCTTAATCGAATCTTAACCAAAATAGACTTTTCAATAGATTTCTTAATATATTTCGTATTAACATATTTAATGTTTTCTGATATttattactagtaaataataaagtaaaaccacacatcataatcaatttttataatatataaataaaatataaaataatttattcataaattattggtttaatgttttcatatatataagtcatatatataattatactaaTAATTCATGAAACATTGTGGTATAATAAAcgattaaaataacaaaaatataattattcaaagtaataaataaaaaaattatgttttaaaatgttatactaACAATTAGTTAATAcagctgacaaaaaaaacaattagttaatacattttaatttacaaatatatattaaaccatttagtaaaaaaaatattaaagcgaaaacaaatatttagaCGGTCACATGTCAAACTCTAGGAATAAACAATAAcattgtaaaataatttttttaacaaatttatttgaatagaaattataattccaaaatttttaaatttattttaagggGTGCTAAAGATTTATGACCCAAATCTATACTGTTTAGTATGCATAATTGAAATTTATAtcagaatattttattaaaattaaaattttattttttgttataactacaTAGTTTACTTTTCAATCTAAATTTATGAATAGAAGGTGCAACTTTATTTTGTGCTATAAGTTTTTGTttgtgaaaaataatttaaatataaactacAAAGCTTTATggagtaaaaacaaaaaaatatataattttaaaaattatgaaattatctGAAAAAATGGTAGAAGAagtaaaggaagaagaaaaccataaactataatattattttgttcaaaaaaaccATAAACATTTGAAAATATAGTTAATGTTAAGAATATTTACTATTAACAATATAGAACAAAACTTTTacgtatataaaaatgaaagcaAACACCAACGCAATtgtgcggatcaaaatctagttatatttGTAAAGAAGTTTCTTAGTTACAAATAACAACCATAGTACAGTAACCTTATACCACCATATATTCGAAGAAAGAACGACTACAAATCAGTAGTAGGAAGAAATCTCCAAAAGACTCCATTCCTCCATCCAGCGACGGTCTTCTCCTTCCAAAAAGTTGGCCAACACATACCAAACTAAAGCCTACTTAGAAGTAGTTGCTTTCATTAACAAACAATTCAAATAACCAATGAGGTGGCTAGAGAAGacgacaaaaaacaaaaaagaatgcGTGCCGTTTCTATTATTCAGAAACCCACATCATGtcgtgttttgtttttcttatctCTTCAACTCCTCATAAAGATATGGCAACACTCACCCTCTCAGTTAACGACACGTGTCACTCGTTCGGTGACTTGTCACTTTCCTTTCCTTAATCGTCAAGCAAGCAACAACTTGTAGAGAAGGGCGTGGCCACAACTTGTGAGATCTAAAATGGAATCAAAACCTTTCGTCTCTGTTACGTTCTTGACCGTTACCCTTTTTCTCGGTGGAGCAATTCGATCAGGGATCTGCAGATCAGAAGAGAGACGCATGGAGCACGTGATAGTAGGAGGCGTTCATGATCTCCCAGGAAACCAGAACAGTGGAGAGATCGAGAGTCTCGCTCGATT
Protein-coding regions in this window:
- the LOC106394723 gene encoding phosphatidylinositol 4-kinase gamma 1-like, whose product is MNCLATTITITFKPTLISDMAVAIDPFSDKFPYFNRSSQRCRLQSLTNLDFSFLQSFKPKPEDDNIHRSVSSPCFSIASSANMEEDKKATAAPRIEILGGQRVPTVRALVAEVTMAIVSGAQPMLLPSGLGGAYLLQTGKGHNIAVAKPVDEEPLALNNPKKSGSLRLGQPGMKHSIPVGETGVRELAAYLLDYQGFSSVPPTALVSISHVPFHVSAAFSSVPYKVASLQKFVCHDFDAGELGPGSFTVASVHRIGILDVRVLNLDRHAGNMLVKRCEQDEGVGTAELVPIDHGLCLPECLDDPYFEWLNWPQALVPFTETELEYISNLDPFKDAELLRNELHSLPESAIRVLIVCTVFLKQAAASGLCLAEIGEKMTRDFARSEDSFSLLETLCTKAKTTVVDKGNEVKCEVEISEIIHVSKPPLAPKGPHAKEKKRGNTMRSKSPSMSVQYVESEGVSFGDMTTVQWDMFLESFQRLLQEALSKRLVPSLGKQ
- the LOC106391624 gene encoding cysteine proteinase inhibitor 3, whose product is MESKAFVSVTFLIVTLLLCRTIQSRSCRSDEKTTEKTMILGGVHDLRGNQNSGEIENLARFAIQQHNNRENKVLEFKKIVKAREQVVAGTMYYLTLEANEGGQAKNFEAKVWVKPWMNFKQLQEFKESSS